The proteins below are encoded in one region of Alistipes indistinctus YIT 12060:
- a CDS encoding co-chaperone GroES → MKVKPLADRVLIEPNPAEEKTAGGLFIPDTAKEKPLAGKVIAVGPGTSDVKMEVKVGDQVLYGKYAGTEITIDGKDLLIMKQGDILAII, encoded by the coding sequence ATGAAAGTAAAACCGTTAGCAGACCGGGTTCTGATCGAACCGAATCCCGCAGAAGAAAAAACAGCCGGCGGACTTTTTATCCCCGACACCGCCAAGGAAAAACCTCTCGCAGGTAAAGTCATCGCAGTGGGCCCCGGAACATCTGACGTGAAGATGGAAGTGAAAGTGGGCGACCAGGTGCTCTACGGCAAATACGCCGGCACCGAAATTACGATCGACGGCAAGGATTTGCTGATCATGAAACAGGGCGATATCCTCGCAATCATTTAA
- the kduI gene encoding 5-dehydro-4-deoxy-D-glucuronate isomerase, translated as MRKLFLVLIAGVAALSASAQVNYKIQTACNPQDVKTYDTERLRSSFLMEKVMVPDQINVTYSMYDRFIFGGAVPVTKELVLETIDPLKAPYFLFARELGVINVGGDGVVTVDGKEYTLRFRDALYVGSGNQKVTFKSKDASKPAKFYINSATAHKSYPTQLVTIDGVKGSLKANSFPAGKMEESNDRVINQLIVKNVLKEGPCQLQMGLTELKPGSVWNTMPPHVHGRRIEAYFYFNLPEGNMICHLMGEPQQERLVWMANEQAIMSPEWSIHAAAGTSNYMFIWGMAGENLDYGDMDKIKYTEMR; from the coding sequence ATGAGAAAGCTATTTTTAGTATTGATCGCGGGTGTGGCTGCATTGTCGGCTTCGGCCCAGGTGAATTACAAAATCCAGACGGCCTGCAATCCGCAGGATGTGAAAACGTACGACACGGAACGGCTGCGCAGCAGTTTCCTGATGGAAAAGGTGATGGTTCCCGACCAGATCAACGTTACCTATTCGATGTACGACCGTTTTATTTTCGGCGGTGCGGTACCCGTGACGAAGGAGCTGGTGCTCGAGACGATCGATCCGCTCAAAGCGCCTTACTTCCTTTTTGCGCGTGAGCTGGGCGTGATCAATGTCGGCGGCGACGGTGTCGTGACCGTGGACGGCAAGGAGTACACGCTGCGTTTCCGCGACGCTCTTTATGTGGGCAGCGGGAACCAGAAAGTGACTTTCAAGAGCAAGGATGCTTCGAAACCTGCAAAATTCTACATCAACTCGGCTACTGCGCACAAATCCTATCCGACACAGTTGGTGACCATCGACGGGGTGAAGGGTTCGCTGAAGGCCAACTCGTTCCCCGCCGGTAAGATGGAAGAGAGCAACGACCGCGTAATCAACCAGCTGATCGTGAAAAATGTGCTCAAAGAGGGACCCTGCCAGTTGCAAATGGGCCTTACCGAACTGAAGCCCGGCAGTGTTTGGAACACGATGCCGCCCCATGTGCACGGCCGGCGTATCGAGGCTTACTTCTATTTCAATCTGCCCGAAGGGAACATGATTTGCCACCTGATGGGTGAGCCGCAGCAGGAGCGCCTGGTATGGATGGCCAACGAACAGGCGATCATGTCTCCCGAATGGTCGATTCACGCTGCTGCCGGTACCAGCAACTACATGTTCATCTGGGGTATGGCGGGCGAGAACCTCGACTATGGCGATATGGACAAGATCAAATATACCGAAATGCGTTAA
- a CDS encoding DEAD/DEAH box helicase, with translation MTQLDEFTALGLGEKTLPAIKAKGFETPSPIQKLTIPVLLDEDKHNDIIAQAQTGTGKTAAFGLPVLERLTPKKGPVQGLILVPTRELALQVTEELLSFNKYSKLVITAIYGGASMSEQLRRLGKGVDIVVGTPGRILDHLRRGTLNLKELQYLILDEADEMLNMGFIDDVEAILAESNDYRRILLFSATMPARIVELSKRYMKDVEVLRVPSQEMTTDLTDQIYFEVRDSDKFDALTRIIDVEPEFYGIVFCRTKVAVDELVTRLTQRGYAAEGLHGDVSQAQREKILKKFKNKQVTILAATDVAARGIDINNLTHVINYSLPQDSESYVHRIGRTGRAGNTGTAITFISSSEYRQFVMMQREIKVDIKKVPIPTAQNVVEIKKNRIKDELAEIIENENYTEYGEMAADLLKDQSPEVAMAAVLRLAFKNELEESNYPEIRSIHVDRRGTARLFISIGKMDGYDVRKLLQLLKRECGLTDSQIDDVKVLDSFSFVTVPFSEAKEAIRRLNDISNGGRPIAEIAQDGQGRGARGAYKKEGFKKDYKGKRDSAGYAKGSSYGAGSRKDSGEGWKAGATRGAKPGARGARDAQAVVHAPRASKKKKGEDWQNDFTEFFARQEQGGWGGKSGFDKKAAPRKDKKRGNR, from the coding sequence ATGACACAATTGGATGAATTTACCGCACTGGGACTGGGGGAAAAAACCCTCCCGGCGATCAAGGCTAAAGGCTTTGAAACTCCTTCCCCGATCCAGAAACTGACCATTCCGGTCTTGTTGGATGAGGATAAGCATAACGATATTATCGCACAGGCGCAGACCGGAACAGGCAAGACGGCCGCATTCGGGCTGCCCGTTCTGGAGCGACTTACCCCGAAGAAGGGACCCGTGCAGGGATTGATTCTCGTGCCGACTCGCGAGCTCGCGTTGCAGGTGACCGAAGAGTTGCTCTCTTTCAATAAATACAGCAAGCTGGTCATTACGGCTATTTATGGCGGTGCGTCGATGTCCGAGCAATTGCGGCGTCTGGGCAAGGGTGTCGATATTGTGGTCGGTACGCCGGGGCGTATCCTCGATCACCTGCGCCGGGGAACCTTGAATCTCAAGGAACTGCAATACCTGATCCTCGATGAGGCCGACGAGATGCTGAACATGGGGTTTATCGACGATGTCGAGGCTATTCTGGCCGAGTCGAACGATTATCGCCGGATCCTGCTCTTTTCGGCTACGATGCCTGCGCGTATCGTGGAACTGTCGAAGCGTTACATGAAAGATGTCGAGGTGCTTAGGGTTCCGAGCCAGGAGATGACCACGGACCTGACCGACCAGATCTATTTCGAGGTGCGCGACAGCGACAAGTTCGATGCGCTGACCCGGATCATCGACGTCGAGCCCGAATTTTACGGGATTGTTTTCTGCCGCACGAAGGTGGCCGTGGATGAACTGGTGACGCGGTTGACCCAGCGGGGCTATGCCGCAGAGGGGCTGCACGGCGACGTGTCGCAGGCCCAGCGCGAAAAAATACTCAAGAAGTTCAAAAACAAACAGGTGACGATTCTTGCGGCTACCGACGTGGCTGCCCGCGGGATCGACATCAACAACCTGACGCATGTGATCAACTATTCGCTGCCGCAGGATTCCGAGTCGTATGTGCACCGGATCGGCCGTACGGGCCGCGCCGGGAATACGGGTACGGCTATTACCTTTATTTCGAGTTCGGAGTACCGCCAGTTCGTGATGATGCAGCGTGAGATCAAGGTCGATATCAAGAAGGTGCCGATCCCCACGGCGCAGAATGTGGTCGAGATCAAGAAAAACCGCATTAAGGATGAATTGGCCGAGATCATCGAAAATGAAAATTACACCGAATACGGTGAAATGGCGGCCGATTTATTGAAGGACCAGTCGCCCGAGGTTGCGATGGCGGCTGTGTTGCGGTTGGCATTCAAGAACGAGCTGGAGGAGAGTAATTATCCCGAAATCCGCTCGATTCACGTCGACCGCCGCGGTACGGCGCGTCTGTTCATTTCGATCGGCAAGATGGACGGTTACGACGTGCGCAAGTTGCTCCAGCTGCTTAAGCGCGAGTGCGGGCTGACCGACAGCCAGATCGACGACGTGAAGGTTCTGGACAGCTTTTCGTTCGTTACCGTGCCGTTCTCCGAAGCGAAAGAGGCGATCCGCCGGCTGAACGATATCAGTAACGGCGGCCGTCCGATCGCAGAAATCGCACAGGATGGCCAGGGCCGCGGTGCGCGGGGAGCGTACAAAAAAGAAGGGTTTAAAAAAGACTATAAAGGCAAGCGGGATTCCGCCGGTTACGCCAAAGGCTCTTCCTACGGCGCCGGTAGCCGCAAAGACAGCGGGGAAGGATGGAAAGCGGGGGCGACTCGCGGGGCGAAGCCGGGCGCCCGGGGAGCGCGGGATGCACAAGCGGTTGTACACGCTCCGCGCGCTTCCAAAAAGAAAAAGGGAGAGGACTGGCAGAACGATTTTACCGAATTTTTTGCCCGGCAGGAACAAGGCGGTTGGGGCGGCAAGAGCGGCTTCGACAAAAAAGCCGCTCCCCGCAAGGATAAAAAACGCGGAAACCGTTAA
- a CDS encoding M64 family metallopeptidase — MQAAIRFCCLAGLITLLAGCSKDNSSDPVLTLSTQNISLTGTILREQMEITTDAAWSISHDDAPWITVAPAEGPAGLSVVEITATAPEDYLPRTGSLSVRSANGLSRKVSITQTGAEAPAGSEQAALIALYNSLGGPKWREQTNWLSNKPVGEWKGVRTDADGHVVSLYFYANNLIGWLPEQIGDFPYLEQLTFSHDQISGSIPASIGKLTRLQTLDFTVNKLSGEIPNDITRLTELRTLALNDNKLGGTLPAELGKLTRLESLTLHNNSIRGEIPESITRLENLRTLNLSHNGSLNGNLPDGFERLTRLTSLSLQHNQLSGGLPEGFARLTQLTGLDVTFNRFSGTVPEAVTQQPNYDKWILSPQTSGYGFSNLGDNVESDDYSQDGQVLTYAGSPQNKGFHLIFMGDGFTSQDMGENGLYEQKMKQAIEALLRYEPYATYRNYLNTYIVKAVSKQNGVTQPGYARNTALSVAYRDESGSAMTAAKEKVYAYAAKVPGYTGMQNVVIAIIANAKRHAGTTYWQSDGNPNYAIGTLASTFETTLVHELGGHAIGLLADEYTGGATIPAAQATALRNGQQKGYYLNLDLTNDLSAIRWREFIGQPGYDMVGAYEGGYQYAYGVWRPEQTSIMKQSSAPGAAFNAPSRALIVQRLLKAAGESYSFNAFLTKDVIPPTTKGTAYFGSGEESHTPPFLDGRPTGW; from the coding sequence ATGCAAGCAGCCATCCGTTTTTGTTGTCTGGCCGGTCTGATCACACTTTTGGCCGGCTGTTCCAAAGACAACAGCAGCGACCCGGTCCTGACGCTTTCGACCCAGAATATCTCCCTGACCGGAACCATTCTCCGCGAGCAAATGGAAATCACGACCGATGCAGCCTGGTCGATTTCCCACGATGACGCGCCCTGGATCACCGTCGCGCCCGCCGAAGGTCCGGCGGGCCTTAGCGTCGTGGAGATCACGGCAACGGCTCCGGAAGATTACCTCCCGCGCACCGGCAGCCTGAGCGTCCGGTCGGCCAACGGCCTCTCCCGCAAGGTTTCCATCACACAGACAGGGGCCGAAGCCCCCGCAGGCAGCGAGCAGGCCGCCTTGATCGCCCTATACAACAGCCTGGGCGGTCCGAAATGGAGAGAACAGACGAACTGGCTGTCAAACAAACCGGTCGGAGAGTGGAAAGGTGTCCGCACCGACGCTGACGGGCATGTGGTTTCCCTCTATTTTTACGCCAATAACCTGATCGGCTGGTTGCCCGAACAGATCGGCGATTTTCCCTATCTCGAGCAACTCACCTTTTCACACGACCAGATATCAGGCTCTATTCCCGCCTCGATCGGCAAACTGACGCGGTTGCAGACCCTCGATTTCACCGTCAACAAACTCTCCGGAGAGATTCCGAACGATATCACACGCCTTACCGAACTGCGCACCCTCGCGCTGAACGATAACAAGCTGGGCGGTACGCTGCCTGCGGAACTCGGCAAACTCACCCGACTGGAATCCCTGACCCTTCACAACAATTCCATCCGGGGGGAGATCCCGGAAAGTATCACCCGGCTGGAAAATCTCAGGACGCTCAACCTCAGCCACAACGGTTCCCTGAACGGCAATCTGCCGGACGGTTTCGAACGATTGACCCGATTGACCTCGCTGTCGCTGCAGCACAATCAGCTTTCCGGGGGACTGCCGGAGGGTTTCGCCCGGTTGACACAGCTAACCGGTCTCGACGTGACATTCAACCGTTTCAGCGGTACCGTTCCGGAAGCCGTGACGCAACAGCCCAATTATGACAAATGGATTCTTTCGCCCCAAACGAGCGGGTATGGATTCAGCAACCTGGGCGACAACGTCGAAAGCGACGATTATTCGCAAGACGGACAGGTACTTACCTATGCGGGTTCACCGCAAAACAAAGGATTCCACCTGATTTTCATGGGTGACGGATTCACCAGCCAGGATATGGGTGAAAACGGTTTGTACGAACAAAAGATGAAACAGGCCATCGAAGCCCTGTTGCGTTATGAACCCTACGCCACTTACCGTAACTACCTGAATACATACATTGTTAAAGCGGTATCGAAACAGAACGGAGTAACCCAACCCGGGTACGCCCGCAATACGGCTTTATCGGTCGCTTACCGGGATGAATCGGGAAGCGCCATGACCGCCGCAAAAGAGAAGGTTTACGCCTACGCAGCCAAAGTCCCGGGGTACACAGGGATGCAAAACGTCGTTATTGCCATCATTGCGAATGCCAAACGGCATGCCGGTACAACCTACTGGCAATCGGACGGCAATCCGAACTATGCCATCGGCACCCTCGCTTCAACATTCGAAACGACCCTCGTCCATGAGTTGGGCGGCCATGCCATCGGACTGTTGGCTGACGAATATACGGGCGGAGCGACAATTCCGGCCGCACAGGCTACCGCACTGCGCAACGGACAGCAAAAAGGCTATTACCTGAACCTGGACCTGACCAATGACCTGTCTGCGATCCGCTGGCGCGAGTTCATCGGACAGCCCGGATACGACATGGTCGGGGCCTATGAAGGAGGTTATCAGTATGCGTACGGAGTCTGGCGACCCGAGCAGACCAGCATCATGAAACAGAGCAGCGCCCCCGGGGCAGCATTCAATGCACCGAGCCGGGCTCTGATCGTACAGCGGCTCTTGAAAGCCGCGGGAGAATCCTATTCCTTCAACGCCTTTTTGACCAAGGATGTCATCCCGCCGACCACGAAAGGAACCGCATATTTCGGTTCCGGGGAAGAGTCGCACACCCCGCCATTTCTCGACGGCCGCCCGACCGGTTGGTAG
- the radA gene encoding DNA repair protein RadA, protein MAKVKKAFFCRNCGYESAKWVGKCPSCGEWNTFVEETVQKEPAQPSFTPAGERNRPQPVREIQRQEYTRTDLGNGEMNRVLGGGLVQGSMILLGGEPGIGKSTLSLQLALKAGGIKTLYVSGEESPHQIKMRAERIGIGNDECYIYSETNLENILRQVTDYKPDLVIIDSIQTIHSDSIDSSPGSVSQIRECAALLMKYAKQTNTSVIIIGHITKDGIIAGPKILEHIVDVVLQFEGDNNNIYRILRSIKNRFGATFEIGVFEMRGEGLIEVTNPSEILLSHYDEPLSGIAVGAAVDGARAYLIETQALVSTAAYGTPQRSATGFDSRRLNMLLAVLEKRVGLKMYTKDVFLNFAGGFKISDTGLDMSVVAAILSSYFDRPLNNTTCFAGEIGLSGEIRPAPRSEQRISEAARLGFGRIIVSGYLRKSLPKPPKGIEIVYINKIEELARTLFGSGE, encoded by the coding sequence ATGGCTAAAGTCAAAAAGGCCTTTTTTTGCCGTAACTGCGGGTACGAGTCGGCCAAATGGGTCGGCAAGTGCCCCTCGTGCGGGGAATGGAATACCTTTGTCGAAGAAACGGTACAGAAAGAGCCGGCGCAGCCCTCTTTCACCCCTGCCGGTGAACGGAACCGCCCGCAGCCGGTACGCGAGATCCAACGGCAGGAGTATACCCGCACCGACCTGGGCAACGGCGAGATGAACCGCGTGTTGGGCGGCGGCCTCGTGCAGGGCTCGATGATCCTGCTGGGCGGCGAGCCGGGCATCGGTAAATCGACACTCAGCCTGCAGCTCGCACTGAAAGCGGGCGGGATCAAAACACTTTACGTCTCGGGCGAGGAGTCTCCTCATCAAATAAAAATGCGGGCCGAACGGATCGGGATCGGCAACGACGAATGTTACATTTACAGCGAAACGAACCTCGAGAACATCCTGCGCCAGGTGACCGACTACAAGCCCGACCTGGTCATCATCGACTCGATCCAGACGATCCACTCCGATTCGATCGATTCGTCGCCGGGAAGCGTTTCGCAGATCCGCGAGTGTGCTGCACTGCTGATGAAATACGCAAAGCAGACCAATACATCCGTCATCATCATCGGGCACATCACGAAAGACGGAATCATCGCCGGGCCGAAAATCCTCGAACACATCGTCGACGTGGTATTGCAGTTCGAAGGCGACAACAACAACATCTACCGCATCCTGCGCAGTATTAAAAACCGATTCGGAGCCACTTTCGAGATCGGCGTTTTCGAAATGCGCGGCGAAGGGCTGATCGAAGTGACGAACCCGTCGGAAATCCTGCTGTCGCACTACGATGAACCGCTCAGCGGCATTGCCGTCGGTGCAGCTGTAGACGGTGCGCGCGCCTACCTGATCGAAACGCAGGCGCTCGTCAGTACGGCCGCCTACGGAACACCGCAGCGCTCAGCCACCGGTTTCGACTCGCGACGGCTCAACATGCTGCTGGCCGTGCTCGAAAAACGGGTCGGCCTAAAGATGTATACGAAGGACGTTTTCCTGAATTTCGCAGGGGGATTCAAAATCAGCGATACGGGTCTCGATATGAGTGTCGTGGCCGCAATCCTCTCTTCCTACTTCGACCGTCCGCTGAACAACACCACCTGCTTCGCAGGCGAGATCGGACTTTCGGGAGAAATCCGACCGGCCCCCCGCAGCGAGCAGCGCATCAGCGAAGCGGCACGACTGGGCTTCGGGCGCATCATTGTCTCGGGTTACCTGCGCAAAAGCCTGCCGAAACCACCGAAAGGGATCGAGATCGTCTACATCAACAAAATCGAAGAATTAGCCCGAACACTGTTCGGTTCGGGAGAGTGA
- the groL gene encoding chaperonin GroEL (60 kDa chaperone family; promotes refolding of misfolded polypeptides especially under stressful conditions; forms two stacked rings of heptamers to form a barrel-shaped 14mer; ends can be capped by GroES; misfolded proteins enter the barrel where they are refolded when GroES binds) codes for MAKEILYNVDAREQLKEGVDALANAVKVTLGPKGRNVVIDKKFGAPQVTKDGVTVAKEIELEKPVANMGAQMVKEVASKTADDAGDGTTTATVLAQAIVGVGVKNVTAGANPMDLKRGIDKAVATVVENLRKQSQEVGGDINKIEQVATISANNDNNIGKLIAEAMGKVNKEGVITVEEAKGTETHVDVVEGMQFDRGYISPYFTTDAEKMEAVLEKPLILITDKKVSTMKELMGVLEPAAQNGRSLLVIAEDVDGEALAALVVNKLRGALKIAAVKAPGFGDRRKEMLEDIAILTGGTVISEERGIRLDQATLEMLGSAEKVIVNKENTTIVNGLGDKKNIEARVAQIRKQMEVSTSDYDKEKLAERLAKLAGGVAVLYVGAASEVEMKEKKDRVDDALAATRAAVEEGIIPGGGVAYIRAVAALEKLKGDNEDETTGIQIVKRAIEEPLRQIVANAGGEGSVVVANVKAGKDAYGYNARADKYEDMFKAGIIDPTKVARVALENAASIAAMFLTTECVLVDKKEENPAPAMPQGMGGMGGMM; via the coding sequence ATGGCAAAAGAGATTTTATACAATGTAGATGCCCGCGAACAGCTCAAGGAAGGTGTGGACGCGCTGGCCAATGCAGTGAAGGTAACCCTCGGTCCGAAAGGCCGCAATGTGGTAATCGACAAGAAGTTCGGTGCACCGCAGGTGACCAAGGACGGTGTGACCGTAGCCAAAGAGATCGAACTGGAGAAACCGGTTGCCAACATGGGTGCACAGATGGTCAAAGAGGTCGCTTCCAAGACTGCTGACGATGCCGGCGACGGTACGACGACCGCTACTGTACTGGCTCAGGCCATTGTAGGCGTGGGTGTGAAAAACGTTACCGCAGGTGCCAATCCGATGGACCTGAAACGCGGTATCGACAAAGCCGTCGCTACGGTAGTCGAGAACCTGCGCAAGCAGAGCCAGGAAGTGGGCGGCGACATCAACAAGATCGAGCAGGTCGCTACCATTTCGGCCAACAACGATAACAACATCGGTAAGCTGATCGCCGAGGCGATGGGCAAGGTTAACAAGGAAGGTGTGATCACCGTTGAAGAGGCCAAGGGTACCGAAACCCATGTGGACGTGGTGGAAGGTATGCAGTTCGACCGCGGTTACATCTCTCCGTACTTCACGACCGATGCCGAGAAGATGGAAGCGGTGCTGGAGAAACCGCTGATCCTGATCACCGACAAGAAGGTATCGACGATGAAGGAGCTGATGGGCGTATTGGAACCCGCCGCTCAGAACGGTCGTTCGCTGTTGGTGATTGCCGAAGATGTCGACGGCGAGGCATTGGCGGCTTTGGTGGTCAACAAACTGCGCGGTGCGCTGAAGATCGCTGCCGTGAAGGCTCCGGGCTTCGGTGACCGTCGCAAAGAGATGCTCGAAGATATTGCCATCCTGACCGGTGGTACGGTAATCTCTGAGGAGCGCGGCATCCGTCTCGACCAGGCTACCCTCGAAATGCTGGGTAGCGCCGAGAAGGTGATCGTGAACAAAGAGAACACGACGATCGTCAACGGCCTTGGCGACAAGAAAAATATCGAAGCCCGTGTAGCGCAGATCCGCAAACAGATGGAGGTTTCCACTTCGGATTATGACAAGGAGAAGCTCGCCGAACGTCTGGCTAAGTTGGCCGGCGGTGTGGCAGTACTCTATGTAGGTGCCGCCAGCGAGGTGGAGATGAAAGAGAAGAAAGACCGTGTGGACGATGCTTTGGCGGCTACCCGTGCTGCCGTTGAAGAGGGTATTATCCCCGGCGGTGGCGTAGCTTACATCCGTGCTGTGGCAGCCCTTGAGAAGCTTAAAGGCGATAACGAGGATGAGACGACGGGTATCCAGATCGTGAAACGTGCGATCGAGGAGCCGCTCCGCCAGATCGTAGCCAATGCCGGCGGCGAAGGTTCGGTGGTCGTTGCCAATGTGAAAGCAGGTAAGGATGCGTACGGTTACAATGCCCGTGCCGACAAGTACGAGGATATGTTCAAAGCCGGTATCATCGACCCGACCAAGGTAGCCCGCGTGGCGCTGGAGAATGCCGCTTCAATTGCAGCGATGTTCCTGACCACCGAGTGCGTGCTGGTCGACAAAAAAGAGGAGAATCCGGCTCCGGCCATGCCGCAGGGCATGGGTGGAATGGGCGGCATGATGTAG
- a CDS encoding MFS transporter: MSSVSSQKPTRYRWVICSMLFFATTINYLDRQVLSLLQPLLEEQFHWTDNDYGTITAVFSLFYAISLLFAGRFVDRVGTKKGYAWAIAIWSFGAALHALCGIVTEHYVGLPDASALRMAQGADIVSQITMVSITAFVICRCVLALGEAGNFPAAIKATAEYFPKKDRAFATGIFNSGANVGAILAPLTVPVMAEVWGWETAFLVVGAIGFVWLGFWQFIYKSPENNPRMNAAERAYIEQDQVLEAGTGTIAAKTANGSASVGVMGVPMVDKGAGMTAEVPAEEAVADKMTIWQSLHYRQTWAFAVGKFLTDGVWWFFLFWTPAYLKAQYDMTGTQVAWPIAVLYTITVAGSVFGGKFPTYFINRGMNPYAGRMRAMLIIAFFPLAVLLAQPLGYISYWVPILLIAVGASAHQAWSANIYSTVSDMFPKGAVATITGIGSMAGGLGSVFIQKGAGMLFTYSDETRLVFFGFEGKPAGYTIAFIYCAIAYLLAWAIMKSLVPRYRQIVP, encoded by the coding sequence ATGAGTTCCGTCTCCTCGCAGAAACCCACCCGTTACCGGTGGGTGATTTGTTCGATGCTCTTTTTCGCCACGACGATCAATTACCTCGACCGTCAGGTGCTTTCATTGCTGCAACCCCTCCTCGAAGAGCAGTTCCACTGGACCGATAACGATTACGGAACGATCACGGCTGTCTTTTCGCTGTTTTATGCCATTTCTCTGTTGTTTGCCGGTCGGTTCGTCGACCGGGTCGGTACGAAGAAAGGGTATGCCTGGGCGATTGCCATCTGGTCGTTCGGTGCGGCGCTGCACGCTCTCTGCGGGATTGTGACCGAGCATTACGTCGGATTGCCCGATGCTTCTGCCTTGCGGATGGCACAGGGGGCCGACATTGTCTCACAGATCACGATGGTGAGTATTACGGCTTTCGTCATTTGCCGTTGCGTGCTGGCTTTGGGCGAAGCGGGTAATTTCCCGGCGGCAATCAAGGCGACCGCCGAGTATTTTCCCAAAAAAGACCGGGCTTTCGCTACCGGCATTTTCAATTCGGGTGCTAATGTAGGTGCGATTCTCGCACCGTTGACCGTGCCGGTAATGGCCGAGGTGTGGGGTTGGGAGACCGCATTCCTCGTAGTCGGTGCGATCGGCTTCGTTTGGTTGGGTTTCTGGCAGTTCATCTATAAAAGCCCCGAAAACAACCCCCGGATGAATGCGGCCGAACGCGCTTATATCGAACAGGATCAGGTATTGGAAGCCGGGACGGGCACGATAGCGGCCAAGACGGCGAACGGTAGTGCATCGGTCGGCGTAATGGGGGTACCGATGGTAGATAAAGGGGCAGGTATGACGGCGGAGGTGCCCGCTGAAGAGGCCGTTGCAGATAAGATGACGATTTGGCAAAGCCTGCACTACCGGCAGACCTGGGCTTTTGCGGTGGGAAAATTCCTGACCGACGGCGTTTGGTGGTTTTTCCTGTTCTGGACTCCGGCCTACCTCAAGGCGCAGTACGATATGACCGGCACACAGGTCGCGTGGCCTATCGCCGTGCTCTATACGATCACGGTAGCCGGTTCGGTCTTCGGCGGCAAGTTCCCCACTTACTTTATCAACCGGGGGATGAACCCCTATGCGGGCCGCATGCGGGCGATGCTGATTATTGCGTTTTTCCCGCTGGCGGTATTGCTGGCCCAACCGTTGGGGTACATCAGCTACTGGGTTCCCATTTTGCTGATTGCAGTGGGGGCTTCGGCGCATCAGGCATGGTCGGCCAACATCTACTCGACTGTCAGCGATATGTTTCCCAAAGGGGCCGTGGCGACGATCACCGGGATCGGCAGCATGGCCGGAGGACTCGGCTCGGTCTTTATCCAGAAGGGGGCGGGCATGCTCTTTACTTACAGCGATGAAACGCGGCTTGTGTTCTTCGGGTTCGAAGGCAAGCCAGCCGGGTATACGATCGCTTTCATCTATTGTGCGATCGCCTACCTGTTGGCCTGGGCCATCATGAAATCGCTCGTACCGCGCTACCGGCAGATCGTGCCGTAG